A single window of Nitrospirae bacterium YQR-1 DNA harbors:
- a CDS encoding class I SAM-dependent methyltransferase, whose protein sequence is MLDAKDHTFYDELWKGWNDMHYYSPAPRMRRNKIISMLKKKSIKSLLDVGCGNGEFLKDVRDLIGDVALAGADISPYVIESNRKRFKDMEFYRLNLNDETLPQKFDVVTCMEVVEHCSDYKDSIRRLSEMTAGELIITVPCGPVFEIDRRVGHTVHFSAKMIQDAIEKAGLRVRNIQCWGFPFFNMYKHAINISPNKMTESFMSEKPYTWKQRILADTVYSIFKVCLPWGGYQLFAEAQR, encoded by the coding sequence ATGTTAGATGCAAAAGACCACACCTTTTATGATGAGCTTTGGAAGGGCTGGAATGATATGCACTATTATTCACCGGCGCCAAGAATGAGACGAAACAAAATCATCTCCATGCTTAAAAAAAAATCGATTAAATCTCTGTTGGATGTGGGATGTGGAAATGGTGAATTTTTAAAAGATGTAAGAGACCTGATAGGTGATGTAGCGCTTGCCGGGGCCGATATATCCCCCTACGTTATAGAAAGTAACCGCAAGAGATTTAAAGACATGGAGTTTTACCGGCTTAACCTCAACGATGAGACTCTACCTCAGAAGTTTGATGTTGTAACATGTATGGAGGTGGTGGAACACTGTAGCGATTACAAGGACTCCATAAGAAGATTGTCTGAGATGACGGCGGGAGAGCTCATTATCACTGTCCCCTGCGGGCCTGTGTTTGAAATAGACCGCAGAGTAGGACACACTGTACACTTTAGTGCTAAAATGATTCAGGATGCTATTGAAAAGGCAGGGTTAAGGGTACGGAATATCCAATGCTGGGGGTTTCCATTTTTTAACATGTACAAGCACGCAATTAACATCTCTCCGAATAAAATGACAGAATCATTCATGTCTGAAAAACCCTATACGTGGAAACAGAGAATACTTGCCGACACTGTCTATTCCATATTTAAAGTTTGCCTGCCGTGGGGAGGGTATCAGTTGTTTGCAGAGGCGCAGCGGTAA
- a CDS encoding diguanylate cyclase, whose translation MKPIKSIKTKLLIRIVISFVLLSIVVQGIVFVSFRALSLDTAKEKALSVAELIRDTITSFMVLGVYDKREVFIERIRYARGLKEIKIIRGKSVSEQFGYSGYESPALSSIEKEVMETGEVKSQLSEDSSSVLYRLIIPYKATAVEQIKCMDCHRANVGDVLGAVSIVMDLTSLRKEGISTMTYMMAVSLIFSFGTLYIIYVFFKPYTALFKRLKSGFERAQDGDFGERVAARLMDEAGDVAGGFNTMVENLSKTLSSISHKVSLLIGYQVAGTGNALKDTSKTVDMLIKIYNFKRTIEKDIKKSEIFTRLEQILNEFGIKEYSIHEIKQQKNLLITVATSVTVIRQDAEEDRRSLWCNEIIFADAQECRANRTGNMVDSRDFPVICPHFPHSTKLQKSHFCIPVYIGGQVGNVLQIVYDNDRVEEVAGVLPYIKSYLKEGEPVLEAKIFMELLREQSIVDQLTGLYNRRYLDEVNVNLCLQTLRRNTLLGILMIDIDFFKQVNDNYGHDTGDQVLKKIAALIKTTLRGSDIVIRYGGEEFLVLLVDATPGISFALAEKIRLKVQAETIEISGGVLKKTVSIGVSEYPKHADKFWQCVKYADSMLYKAKEEGRNKVYEFKPEI comes from the coding sequence TTGAAACCAATAAAGTCAATTAAGACTAAACTCCTCATCAGAATAGTAATCTCTTTTGTGCTTCTTTCCATAGTGGTGCAGGGGATAGTGTTTGTGAGTTTTCGTGCGTTAAGCCTTGATACAGCTAAAGAGAAAGCCTTATCGGTAGCTGAGTTAATCAGAGATACGATAACGTCTTTTATGGTTCTGGGCGTGTATGACAAGAGGGAGGTCTTTATTGAGAGGATAAGGTATGCACGCGGCCTTAAAGAAATCAAAATTATAAGAGGAAAGTCCGTCAGTGAACAATTCGGCTACTCAGGGTACGAGAGCCCTGCCTTAAGTTCTATAGAAAAGGAAGTCATGGAGACCGGTGAGGTAAAATCACAGCTAAGCGAGGATTCCTCAAGTGTTTTGTACAGGCTCATAATTCCCTACAAGGCCACTGCGGTTGAGCAGATTAAATGTATGGACTGCCACAGAGCCAATGTGGGAGACGTCCTTGGCGCTGTCAGCATTGTTATGGACTTAACAAGCCTGCGGAAAGAGGGCATCTCCACCATGACATACATGATGGCGGTTTCCCTAATTTTCTCTTTTGGTACCCTCTACATAATTTACGTTTTTTTTAAGCCCTATACAGCGCTGTTTAAAAGACTGAAATCAGGGTTTGAACGGGCTCAGGACGGGGATTTCGGAGAAAGGGTCGCAGCGCGGTTAATGGATGAGGCAGGGGATGTTGCCGGTGGTTTTAACACTATGGTGGAAAACCTCTCTAAAACTCTCTCTTCAATAAGCCATAAGGTGTCCCTGCTGATAGGCTACCAGGTGGCAGGCACAGGGAATGCCTTAAAAGATACGTCTAAAACAGTTGATATGCTTATTAAAATATATAATTTTAAAAGAACTATTGAAAAGGACATCAAAAAATCAGAGATATTCACACGGCTTGAGCAAATTCTTAATGAATTTGGAATAAAAGAGTACTCAATCCATGAAATCAAACAGCAAAAAAATTTACTAATCACTGTAGCGACTTCTGTTACAGTAATCAGGCAGGACGCAGAGGAAGACAGACGCAGCTTGTGGTGTAACGAAATAATCTTTGCCGATGCACAGGAGTGCCGCGCCAACAGAACTGGAAACATGGTGGATTCAAGGGATTTTCCGGTTATTTGCCCACATTTCCCCCATAGCACAAAACTACAAAAAAGTCATTTCTGCATACCGGTCTATATAGGGGGGCAGGTTGGCAACGTGTTGCAGATTGTTTACGACAATGACAGAGTTGAGGAGGTCGCAGGTGTGCTGCCTTACATTAAGAGCTATCTGAAGGAGGGAGAGCCGGTGCTGGAGGCAAAGATATTTATGGAGCTTCTCAGAGAACAGTCCATTGTTGACCAACTGACCGGCCTGTACAACAGACGATACCTCGATGAGGTTAACGTCAACCTTTGCCTGCAAACCCTCAGAAGAAACACCCTGCTTGGCATCTTAATGATTGACATAGATTTCTTTAAACAGGTCAATGACAACTATGGCCACGACACGGGAGACCAGGTGCTTAAAAAGATTGCAGCACTCATAAAAACCACACTAAGAGGCTCCGATATTGTGATAAGGTACGGGGGAGAGGAATTTCTGGTTCTCTTAGTGGATGCTACACCAGGAATATCTTTTGCATTGGCTGAAAAGATAAGACTGAAAGTACAGGCTGAAACTATAGAAATTTCCGGAGGGGTACTTAAAAAAACAGTAAGCATCGGCGTTAGTGAGTACCCTAAGCACGCTGATAAGTTTTGGCAATGTGTAAAGTATGCCGATTCGATGCTCTATAAAGCAAAGGAAGAGGGCAGAAACAAGGTTTATGAATTCAAACCTGAAATTTAG
- a CDS encoding serine/threonine-protein phosphatase, with protein sequence MGILPRDFSVNGNVEIHAFISPSKEVGGDFYDFHFITENLLCFTIGDVSDKGVPAALFMMMVKTLFRALSKKHTSPANMLKAINGEIAEDNKTMMFVTMFVGVMDVKTGVLIYGSGGHNPPFILTGNGEAVELETDMGPALGLMNSAEFKESTVALQRGHIIFTYTDGVDEAKDEDGKMFTLRRLKDSLCKSPLVSLEVLCDGVLAELREFTGEAPQSDDITILSVRYLGGNG encoded by the coding sequence ATGGGCATACTTCCGAGGGATTTTTCAGTTAATGGAAATGTCGAAATACATGCTTTTATAAGTCCGTCAAAAGAGGTTGGGGGTGATTTCTACGATTTTCATTTTATAACCGAAAATCTGTTGTGTTTTACCATTGGGGACGTATCGGACAAGGGGGTGCCGGCGGCTTTGTTTATGATGATGGTTAAGACACTGTTTCGTGCTCTTTCAAAAAAACACACAAGCCCTGCAAACATGTTAAAAGCTATAAATGGTGAAATAGCGGAGGACAATAAGACAATGATGTTTGTAACCATGTTTGTGGGCGTGATGGATGTGAAAACCGGTGTGCTTATATACGGCAGCGGCGGACATAATCCTCCGTTTATTCTGACGGGAAACGGTGAGGCGGTTGAGTTGGAAACAGATATGGGGCCGGCTCTTGGGCTTATGAATAGTGCTGAATTTAAGGAGAGCACCGTAGCGCTGCAAAGGGGCCACATCATCTTTACCTACACAGACGGTGTGGATGAGGCTAAGGATGAGGATGGAAAGATGTTTACATTAAGACGGCTTAAGGACTCTTTATGCAAGTCTCCTCTTGTGTCATTGGAGGTGCTGTGTGACGGAGTGCTGGCAGAGCTCAGGGAATTTACAGGGGAGGCTCCGCAGTCTGACGATATAACAATTTTGTCTGTAAGATACCTTGGCGGTAATGGTTGA
- a CDS encoding ATP-binding protein — protein MEETLHGDCHNLTVSAVAESIPAILKFTKNILITMGFDKHGIFDVQTAVDEACINIINHGYEKGQNGTIDIKVKKTEAGFVIVIQSRGKPFSPESVVQPDLTSSVSERRVGGLGVYFINQLMDKVSYECEDGLNTLTMRKYRNSDKLQ, from the coding sequence ATGGAAGAGACACTGCACGGCGATTGCCATAACCTAACAGTTTCCGCTGTGGCGGAGAGCATACCCGCCATTTTGAAATTTACCAAAAATATTTTAATTACTATGGGTTTTGACAAGCATGGTATATTTGATGTGCAGACGGCAGTGGATGAGGCATGTATAAATATAATAAACCATGGATATGAAAAAGGACAAAACGGAACAATTGATATTAAGGTTAAAAAGACGGAAGCTGGTTTTGTGATTGTAATACAAAGCCGTGGTAAGCCCTTTTCACCGGAGAGTGTAGTGCAACCGGATTTAACATCGTCTGTGTCTGAAAGAAGGGTTGGGGGACTTGGCGTGTATTTTATAAACCAGCTTATGGATAAGGTCAGCTATGAGTGTGAGGATGGGTTAAATACGCTTACGATGAGAAAGTACAGAAATTCTGATAAACTACAATAA